A stretch of Lewinella sp. 4G2 DNA encodes these proteins:
- a CDS encoding glycosyltransferase family 39 protein: MSRPLPRNLPLQLASLLPVVAGLCFLGTNQLYLFDWDELNFAEVSREMSRSGNFLAPQINYAPFHEKPPLFFWMQAFCTKIFGASPRGARFPNLIAGVITIILLARWGRRARPKGSESWPWLLGGSLLPLLYFQSGIIDPWYNLFILLGLWPSHRGQPSGWRAICQGGLFLGLAVLTKGPVALLIAALLWSVLLVSQPQDRPRRLLAYGAAGLLALLPMAIWVGLVWQQDGGVFAREFITYQWRLFLREDAGHGGFPGYHVIVLLLGCFPAAWLALPALFRRQVFASATDRGMRALFWIVLILFSIVNTKIVHYSSLCYFPLAWFAARALGEGILIKGWRRAVATGLLGTWLLYTIIAIAVPTLGQTVPQWIHFVEDAELVSRLELNVEWPWYTFLPAIVGVAGIVAWWVLGRRAGPNTAAARSRLLGTRGSALLFLTPLLLLTSLYTIVPRVQTYSQGAPTQFFRQLAGRDVYVGTAYYKSYAHYYFAELPPDRYAEGCQERQCRFHEKITKPLFFASPLRVTEQVLREVPDAILLRSEGGFSFYVREP, translated from the coding sequence GTGAGCCGCCCCTTACCACGCAATTTGCCCCTTCAGTTGGCCAGCCTACTTCCCGTAGTTGCGGGCCTCTGTTTTTTGGGGACGAACCAACTCTACCTCTTTGATTGGGACGAGCTCAACTTCGCCGAAGTAAGCCGGGAAATGAGCCGGTCCGGCAACTTTCTGGCACCACAGATCAACTACGCGCCCTTCCACGAAAAGCCCCCACTTTTTTTCTGGATGCAGGCCTTCTGCACAAAAATTTTTGGAGCTTCACCACGTGGCGCCCGCTTTCCCAATCTTATTGCCGGAGTGATCACCATCATCCTGCTCGCCAGATGGGGACGGCGCGCGCGGCCCAAAGGCAGTGAATCCTGGCCGTGGCTACTCGGCGGGAGCCTCCTGCCACTGCTCTATTTTCAGTCTGGAATCATCGACCCCTGGTACAATCTGTTCATTTTACTGGGTCTGTGGCCAAGCCACCGGGGCCAGCCAAGTGGCTGGAGGGCCATCTGCCAGGGTGGCCTCTTCCTGGGGCTGGCGGTGCTCACTAAAGGTCCCGTCGCTCTGCTGATTGCTGCTTTACTGTGGAGCGTCCTCCTCGTTAGCCAGCCTCAAGACCGTCCCCGGCGGCTGTTGGCGTACGGTGCGGCGGGCCTCCTAGCGCTGCTTCCGATGGCCATTTGGGTAGGCTTGGTCTGGCAACAGGACGGGGGCGTTTTTGCCCGGGAATTCATCACCTACCAGTGGCGACTCTTTTTGCGGGAGGATGCCGGCCACGGTGGATTCCCCGGTTATCACGTCATCGTCCTGTTACTGGGTTGTTTCCCGGCGGCCTGGTTGGCCCTGCCGGCCCTGTTTCGGCGCCAAGTCTTTGCCTCCGCCACGGACCGGGGGATGCGCGCACTCTTTTGGATTGTCCTGATCCTCTTTTCGATCGTCAACACCAAGATCGTGCACTACTCCAGTTTGTGTTATTTCCCGCTGGCTTGGTTCGCCGCCCGTGCCCTGGGGGAAGGCATCCTGATCAAAGGTTGGCGCAGGGCCGTGGCAACCGGCTTGCTAGGAACCTGGCTACTGTACACCATCATTGCAATCGCCGTACCGACCCTCGGGCAGACCGTGCCGCAATGGATCCATTTTGTCGAAGATGCTGAGCTGGTATCCCGGCTGGAGCTCAATGTTGAATGGCCCTGGTACACCTTCCTTCCCGCCATCGTGGGCGTGGCCGGCATAGTAGCGTGGTGGGTCCTCGGTCGGAGGGCCGGTCCTAACACTGCCGCGGCCCGGTCCCGATTACTTGGCACCCGCGGCAGCGCCCTCTTGTTCCTGACGCCGCTGCTACTACTGACATCCTTATATACTATCGTCCCCCGCGTGCAGACTTACAGCCAGGGCGCACCGACCCAATTTTTTCGGCAACTGGCGGGACGGGATGTCTACGTCGGGACGGCCTACTACAAGTCCTACGCCCACTACTATTTCGCGGAACTGCCGCCGGACCGGTACGCGGAAGGTTGCCAGGAGCGACAGTGCCGCTTCCACGAAAAGATCACCAAGCCGCTCTTTTTTGCCAGCCCGTTGCGCGTGACGGAACAAGTGCTTCGCGAGGTGCCCGACGCCATCCTGCTCCGTTCGGAAGGAGGTTTCTCCTTTTACGTGCGGGAACCCTAA
- the galE gene encoding UDP-glucose 4-epimerase GalE, which produces MKKILVTGGAGYIGSHTVVDLIEAGYEVVVADNFHNSRPAALEGVRAITGKTVRHYDVDLADRDATLAMFAEHDFAGAIHFAAYKLVGESVDKPLEYYRNNLNSLLNVIEGLQLQGNSNLVFSSSCSVYGNADELPVTEDTPRKTAESPYAMTKQLGEDIISDYCKTRPDFKAILLRYFNPAGAHESGLIGEDPSNPPSNLVPVITGVAAGNLAFDKMTVFGTDYPTRDGSNVRDYIHVQDLARAHTLALEYVMGEKMKSNIDLFNLGIGDGLTVLEVIEAFEKVNGVKLNYELGARRAGDVVAVYADRTKATEVLGWEPQRGVDEIMRTAWAWETKANKAG; this is translated from the coding sequence ATGAAAAAGATTTTAGTGACCGGTGGCGCCGGATACATTGGCAGCCACACCGTAGTGGACCTGATTGAAGCCGGCTATGAAGTCGTCGTAGCGGATAACTTCCACAACTCCCGCCCCGCCGCCCTGGAAGGCGTTCGGGCCATCACGGGGAAAACCGTGCGGCACTACGACGTCGACCTGGCGGACCGTGACGCCACCCTGGCTATGTTTGCGGAACACGACTTTGCGGGAGCCATCCATTTTGCGGCTTATAAATTGGTGGGGGAGAGCGTCGATAAGCCGCTCGAGTATTACCGCAATAACCTGAATTCACTCCTCAACGTCATTGAGGGATTGCAGCTACAGGGGAACAGCAACCTGGTTTTTTCCAGCAGTTGCTCCGTCTACGGCAATGCCGATGAGCTACCGGTAACGGAAGACACCCCCCGCAAAACGGCCGAAAGCCCCTATGCGATGACCAAGCAGCTGGGGGAGGACATCATCTCGGATTACTGCAAAACGCGGCCGGATTTTAAAGCCATCCTGTTGCGCTACTTCAACCCCGCCGGCGCCCACGAAAGTGGACTGATCGGGGAGGACCCCTCTAACCCACCCTCGAACCTGGTGCCAGTCATTACGGGCGTCGCCGCCGGCAACCTCGCCTTCGATAAGATGACGGTGTTCGGTACCGACTACCCCACGCGCGACGGCTCGAACGTGCGCGACTACATCCACGTGCAGGACCTCGCGCGGGCCCACACCCTGGCCCTCGAATACGTGATGGGGGAGAAGATGAAAAGCAACATCGATCTCTTCAACCTGGGTATTGGTGACGGACTGACCGTTCTGGAAGTCATCGAAGCCTTCGAAAAGGTGAACGGCGTAAAACTCAACTACGAGCTGGGTGCGCGCCGAGCCGGTGACGTCGTTGCCGTATACGCCGACCGCACGAAAGCTACCGAAGTACTAGGCTGGGAACCCCAACGCGGGGTAGACGAGATCATGCGGACGGCCTGGGCCTGGGAAACAAAAGCCAATAAGGCGGGATAA
- a CDS encoding trypsin-like peptidase domain-containing protein — protein sequence MQSDYVIQVATPFSTGTGVYLPDLGLVVTNEHVVRDNANVVIGSKLIEEQLAPVVYLDAYYDLAFLRPATHIDLPELKIAISPPGVGEPVVAIGQHFGHSLRTSNGEVLELGHEHHGIPFILHDAWQEAAHSGGPLFNAAGHLAGINMYDIREGKGRALSLPASFLRECLDRFAEGEGKSAARCFNCHKVVFEVMINPKGHCPNCGEAIVLPDMLEDYSPTGIPATVEKIITHAGHDARLARRGPSLWNIRQGSAIIQLAYHEDSGLVTGDAYLCSLPDLPSAELFEFLLKENFKLEQLTFSTYGRDIILSLLIYDRYLTAETALPRFEHLFERADHYDNILVDRYGAEWLPGGATVISD from the coding sequence ATGCAATCCGACTACGTCATTCAGGTGGCTACCCCCTTCAGTACCGGCACCGGCGTGTACCTGCCCGACCTTGGCCTGGTAGTGACGAACGAACACGTAGTCCGCGACAATGCCAACGTGGTGATCGGCAGTAAATTGATCGAGGAGCAACTCGCCCCCGTAGTTTACCTGGATGCCTATTACGACCTAGCCTTTCTGCGGCCAGCAACGCATATTGACCTGCCCGAACTAAAGATTGCCATCTCTCCTCCCGGAGTCGGGGAACCCGTCGTCGCCATCGGCCAACATTTCGGCCACTCCCTCCGGACGAGCAACGGTGAGGTGCTGGAACTCGGCCACGAACACCACGGCATTCCCTTCATCCTCCACGATGCCTGGCAGGAGGCCGCCCACAGTGGTGGACCACTTTTCAATGCCGCTGGCCACCTGGCCGGCATCAATATGTACGACATCCGCGAGGGGAAGGGCCGCGCCCTGAGCCTGCCGGCCAGCTTCCTGCGGGAGTGCCTGGACCGTTTTGCCGAAGGCGAGGGCAAGAGCGCCGCCCGTTGCTTTAACTGCCATAAAGTGGTGTTTGAGGTGATGATCAACCCCAAGGGCCACTGCCCGAATTGCGGGGAGGCCATCGTCCTGCCGGATATGTTGGAGGATTATTCCCCGACCGGCATCCCCGCCACCGTGGAAAAGATCATCACCCACGCTGGCCACGATGCCCGCCTGGCTCGCCGAGGCCCCAGCCTATGGAACATCCGCCAGGGCAGCGCCATCATCCAACTGGCTTACCATGAGGATAGCGGCTTGGTCACGGGAGACGCTTATCTATGCTCGTTGCCGGACCTTCCTTCAGCGGAACTTTTCGAATTCCTACTCAAGGAAAACTTTAAACTGGAGCAACTCACCTTCAGCACCTACGGCCGCGACATCATCCTGAGCCTCCTTATTTACGACCGGTACCTGACGGCGGAAACGGCCCTTCCCCGCTTCGAGCACCTCTTCGAACGGGCGGATCACTACGATAATATTCTCGTAGATCGCTACGGTGCCGAGTGGTTACCCGGCGGCGCGACGGTGATCAGCGACTAA
- a CDS encoding alpha/beta hydrolase, with amino-acid sequence MLLNLPRYWAKCREAQATMDVHQTKVAYGPHWRQYAIVVRNRDETLRRPGRYAFYFHGGAWTFGKPETFTPAAIPWLREGFTVVLPSYRRPPMVGLHRIVEDCWSAVSHFANKAGPEAIVHVGGISAGAHLAAVLATQPKRWLRAGWSAAPERALLCAGPLSLGLLRSGRFLLPRYADVDAIQVVQPPHPEHPLRWQLLHGTIDPVVAPAHSEVFLEKLRALGHQADLEYLEGGRHLDAGRWMFGGVARETVEEFIKVG; translated from the coding sequence ATGCTCCTGAACCTCCCCCGCTACTGGGCAAAATGCCGCGAAGCGCAGGCTACGATGGATGTGCACCAAACCAAGGTCGCCTATGGGCCACACTGGCGGCAATACGCGATCGTGGTACGGAACCGCGACGAAACTCTGCGCCGGCCCGGCCGCTACGCCTTCTACTTTCACGGGGGCGCCTGGACCTTCGGTAAACCGGAGACCTTTACCCCGGCGGCCATTCCCTGGCTACGGGAGGGGTTCACCGTAGTGCTACCCAGCTACCGGCGGCCACCAATGGTGGGGCTGCACCGGATCGTGGAGGATTGTTGGAGCGCCGTGTCTCATTTTGCTAACAAAGCCGGTCCGGAAGCGATAGTACACGTCGGCGGAATCAGCGCCGGTGCTCATCTCGCGGCCGTCCTGGCTACCCAGCCAAAACGCTGGTTACGAGCAGGATGGTCCGCTGCGCCCGAACGGGCATTACTCTGTGCCGGCCCCTTATCCCTCGGCCTGCTGCGGAGTGGTCGTTTCTTGCTGCCGCGCTACGCGGATGTGGATGCCATTCAGGTCGTCCAGCCACCCCACCCGGAACACCCTTTGCGGTGGCAACTCCTGCATGGGACGATCGACCCGGTGGTCGCCCCCGCCCATTCGGAAGTCTTCCTGGAAAAACTGCGGGCCCTGGGCCACCAAGCCGACCTGGAATACCTCGAAGGGGGGCGACACCTGGACGCCGGCCGCTGGATGTTCGGCGGCGTAGCGCGGGAAACCGTGGAAGAATTTATTAAGGTCGGTTAG